One genomic window of Saccopteryx bilineata isolate mSacBil1 chromosome 4, mSacBil1_pri_phased_curated, whole genome shotgun sequence includes the following:
- the RMI2 gene encoding recQ-mediated genome instability protein 2 — MAAAAADSFSRRGPVAAAAPAVRVPSSPPLKVLAEQLRLNVEGGPGSWRLSRAAAGRGPLELTAVWMQGTVVAAGSGQARLRDPTGAFSVCGLERVPRGRPCLAPGKYVMVMGVVQAISPEPCLQAVKMTDLSDNPVHESMWALEVEDLHRTIP, encoded by the exons ATGGCGGCCGCGGCAGCAGATTCGTTTTCCCGCCGCGGTCCGGTCGCGGCCGCAGCCCCGGCGGTGAGGGTGCCGTCGTCACCGCCGCTGAAGGTGCTAGCGGAGCAACTGCGGCTCAACGTGGAAGGCGGCCCGGGCTCGTGGCGGCTGTCACGGGCGGCGGCGGGTCGCGGGCCGCTGGAGTTGACGGCCGTGTGGATGCAGGGCACAGTGGTGGCGGCGGGCAGCGGCCAGGCGCGGCTGCGGGACCCGACCGGGGCCTTCTCGGTGTGCGGCCTGGAGCGGGTGCCCCGCGGGCGACCCTGCCTCGCCCCAG GAAAGTATGTGATGGTGATGGGAGTGGTTCAGGCCATCAGCCCTGAGCCGTGCCTTCAGGCTGTGAAGATGACAGATCTTTCTGATAATCCCGTCCATGAAAGCATGTGGGCCCTGGAAGTAGAAGATTTACACAGGACTATTCCTTAA